One window of Gloeothece citriformis PCC 7424 genomic DNA carries:
- a CDS encoding 5-(carboxyamino)imidazole ribonucleotide synthase, whose amino-acid sequence MASQRVGVIGGGQLAWMMAKEAQTLGIKLIVQTPHADDPAVSLAHDVILAPIDDAQATAQLATRCDVITFENEFIDLQALQPLAATGINFRPSLDTLAPILDKYHQRSYLKKIGLPVPRFMAIDSDNSSVFETLNANGFTFPLVVKSRRHGYDGYGTFIIHNQQQFNQLWQRLENPCLMVEEYVPFEMELGVIIARNLRGEIRIYPVVETQQENQVCHRVMIPAPISPQISLQVEEIAQHLLEELQAVGVFGLELFLTPDGQVLVNEIAPRTHNSGHYTLDACFTSQFAVQLQAVTDSPLGSAGLKFSGAAMVNLLGYEHSHQDYPEKRDKLAAIPHSYLHWYGKTESRPGRKLGHVTLVTDKSWAEESPEKAYQKLWHSIKQIEEIWYDH is encoded by the coding sequence ATGGCGAGTCAACGAGTCGGTGTTATCGGTGGTGGACAATTAGCTTGGATGATGGCAAAGGAAGCTCAAACTTTGGGCATAAAACTCATAGTTCAAACTCCTCATGCTGATGACCCCGCCGTTAGTCTCGCCCATGATGTAATTTTAGCCCCAATTGATGATGCCCAAGCTACCGCACAACTGGCAACCCGTTGTGATGTGATTACTTTTGAGAATGAATTTATTGATTTACAAGCGCTTCAACCCTTAGCCGCCACAGGAATTAACTTTCGTCCTTCCCTAGACACTTTAGCCCCCATTCTCGATAAATATCATCAGCGTTCTTATCTGAAAAAAATTGGGCTTCCTGTGCCTCGGTTTATGGCGATTGACTCGGATAATTCTTCAGTTTTTGAGACTTTAAACGCTAACGGATTTACCTTTCCCCTCGTGGTTAAATCCCGTCGTCATGGATATGATGGTTACGGAACATTTATTATTCACAATCAACAACAATTTAATCAGCTTTGGCAACGCTTAGAAAATCCCTGTTTAATGGTAGAAGAGTATGTTCCCTTTGAGATGGAATTAGGGGTTATAATTGCCCGAAATTTACGAGGAGAAATCAGAATTTATCCAGTAGTAGAAACTCAACAAGAAAATCAAGTTTGTCATCGAGTGATGATTCCTGCTCCCATTTCTCCTCAAATTAGTTTACAAGTTGAAGAGATAGCACAGCATTTATTAGAAGAATTACAAGCGGTAGGCGTTTTTGGCTTAGAATTATTTTTAACTCCAGACGGGCAAGTTTTAGTTAATGAAATAGCCCCCCGTACCCATAATTCCGGACATTATACCCTAGATGCTTGTTTTACCTCTCAGTTTGCGGTGCAGTTACAGGCCGTCACTGATTCCCCTTTAGGCTCGGCAGGGTTAAAATTTAGTGGGGCAGCGATGGTAAATTTATTAGGGTATGAACATTCCCATCAAGATTATCCAGAAAAACGAGACAAACTTGCCGCTATTCCCCATAGTTATCTTCATTGGTATGGAAAAACAGAATCTCGTCCGGGACGGAAATTAGGCCATGTTACCCTAGTGACAGATAAATCTTGGGCTGAAGAATCTCCAGAAAAAGCTTATCAAAAATTATGGCATTCTATTAAGCAAATCGAGGAGATTTGGTACGATCACTAA
- the lepA gene encoding translation elongation factor 4, with product MTDVPVSRIRNFSIIAHIDHGKSTLADRMLQMTGTVEDRKMKEQFLDNLDLERERGITIKLQAARMNYTAQDGQHYVLNLIDTPGHVDFSYEVSRSLAACEGALLVVDASQGVEAQTLANVYLALENNLEIIPVLNKIDLPGAEPERVAQEIEEIVGLDCSGIIKASAKEGIGVNEILESIVHLVPPPDDTTNKPLRALIFDSYYDSYRGVVVYFRVMDGTVKKGDRVLLMASGKEYEIDELGVLSPHQIQVDELHAGEVGYFAAAIKTVEDARVGDTITLAPKPADEPLPGYKEAKPMVFCGLFPTDSDQYEDLRDALHKLKLNDAALNFEPETSTAMGFGFRCGFLGLLHMEIVQERLEREYDLDLITTAPSVVYRVTTTEEEVIEVDNPSQLPPPQKRIKIEEPYVHMEMITPETYVGALMELCQNRRGEFKDMRYFTQTRTALVYELPLAEIVTDFFDQLKSRTRGYASMEYHLIGYRENALVKLDIMVNGDGVDALAMIVHRDKAYNVGRALTEKLKELIPRHQFKVPIQAAIGSKVIASEHIPALRKDVLAKCYGGDITRKKKLLEKQAKGKKRMKSIGTVDVPQEAFMAVLRLNNES from the coding sequence ATGACTGACGTTCCCGTCTCTCGGATTCGCAACTTCTCTATTATCGCCCACATTGACCACGGTAAATCCACCCTCGCCGATCGAATGTTACAAATGACTGGTACTGTCGAGGATCGTAAAATGAAAGAACAGTTCCTTGATAATCTAGACTTAGAACGGGAACGGGGGATTACCATTAAGTTACAGGCGGCGAGGATGAATTATACTGCTCAAGATGGGCAGCATTATGTTCTTAATCTAATTGATACTCCTGGGCACGTGGATTTTTCTTATGAGGTATCCCGTTCTTTAGCCGCTTGTGAGGGAGCTTTATTAGTGGTGGATGCTTCCCAAGGGGTAGAAGCACAAACTTTGGCTAATGTTTATCTCGCCCTAGAAAATAATTTAGAAATTATCCCTGTTCTCAATAAAATAGACTTACCTGGGGCAGAACCGGAAAGAGTCGCTCAAGAAATTGAGGAAATTGTTGGACTTGATTGTAGTGGGATTATCAAAGCGTCTGCTAAGGAAGGGATTGGGGTTAATGAGATTTTAGAATCGATCGTCCATCTCGTTCCCCCTCCGGACGATACCACCAATAAACCCCTACGCGCCCTCATTTTTGATAGTTATTATGACTCTTATCGAGGTGTCGTCGTCTATTTCCGGGTCATGGATGGTACAGTTAAAAAAGGCGATCGCGTTTTATTGATGGCTTCGGGGAAAGAGTATGAAATTGACGAATTAGGGGTTCTGTCTCCCCATCAAATTCAAGTTGATGAACTTCATGCCGGAGAAGTGGGCTATTTTGCGGCGGCAATTAAGACCGTAGAAGATGCTAGAGTTGGGGATACGATTACGTTAGCCCCTAAGCCGGCGGATGAGCCTTTACCGGGGTATAAAGAAGCCAAACCGATGGTATTTTGTGGATTATTCCCCACTGACTCCGATCAATATGAAGATTTACGGGATGCCCTCCATAAGCTTAAACTCAATGATGCGGCGCTCAACTTTGAACCGGAAACCTCTACCGCGATGGGGTTTGGCTTCCGGTGTGGGTTTTTAGGGTTGTTGCACATGGAAATTGTCCAGGAACGCTTAGAGAGAGAGTATGATTTAGATTTAATTACGACTGCGCCTTCGGTAGTCTATCGAGTGACGACAACGGAGGAGGAAGTGATAGAAGTAGATAATCCCAGTCAATTACCTCCCCCACAAAAACGGATTAAGATTGAAGAACCTTATGTTCACATGGAGATGATTACCCCTGAAACTTATGTAGGGGCGTTGATGGAATTATGTCAAAACCGGCGGGGTGAGTTTAAGGATATGCGGTATTTTACCCAAACCCGCACCGCTTTAGTCTATGAATTGCCGTTAGCGGAAATTGTTACTGACTTTTTTGATCAGTTAAAATCCCGGACTCGTGGGTATGCCAGTATGGAATATCATCTCATCGGGTATCGGGAAAATGCCTTAGTTAAGTTAGATATCATGGTCAATGGGGATGGAGTTGATGCTTTAGCGATGATTGTCCACCGGGATAAGGCGTATAATGTGGGACGAGCGTTAACGGAAAAATTGAAAGAATTAATCCCCCGTCACCAGTTTAAAGTGCCTATTCAAGCGGCCATCGGTTCTAAAGTAATTGCCAGTGAACATATTCCCGCTTTGCGAAAGGATGTCTTAGCTAAATGTTATGGCGGTGATATTACCCGCAAAAAGAAACTGCTAGAAAAGCAAGCTAAAGGTAAAAAACGGATGAAATCGATCGGGACAGTAGATGTTCCTCAAGAGGCATTTATGGCGGTACTACGGTTAAATAATGAATCTTAG
- a CDS encoding type II toxin-antitoxin system CcdA family antitoxin, with protein sequence MNDNAVSSQRAAEKVEISIHIDSDLLEQIKHLTNDPSRVIETAIKQWLRGERDRDDDLTRTLKRNPPVPPKGEWND encoded by the coding sequence ATGAACGATAACGCGGTATCTAGTCAGCGTGCGGCTGAAAAAGTTGAAATTTCCATTCACATTGATTCCGATCTATTAGAGCAAATTAAGCATCTAACCAACGATCCGAGTCGCGTTATTGAAACCGCGATTAAACAATGGTTAAGAGGGGAAAGAGATAGAGATGACGATCTCACTCGAACGTTAAAACGTAATCCTCCTGTTCCCCCAAAAGGTGAATGGAATGATTAA
- a CDS encoding ATP-binding protein yields the protein MKLPISDDSCSSLGKQGNLPLSYPPNWEALGAELIFIQDHLGTYLNFYWSEADKYHINCQKIIGSSIETEFAPVLPEVYQKRIQRVLARRIPEQCYCLFRYQKQSFPLELVISPVLPRQGQGDKVLVMGHLLTEAEMSLTTLSSLPTYPDPYQQLLSKIARKIRRTLDLETIWQQTVDSIGQALKLSRCLMIAYTPKTQQLEIKAEYCHPSCNSILESYFDWQAEPYWQQALIQPEPVIVDQLTPDEFQAKSVLVVSTFYLEERNGLICLQQCQHHRSWSPAEIELVQELADQVGTAIAHATLYQELEQATHAAEEASRLKSEFLASTTHELRTPLNGIIGFLKLILDGMADDSEEQQEFLEEAHKSALHLLNLINDILDLAKIEAGKMVLELEPVDLEELLTAVNNFTAPQAEQKGLTFKIKKPQTHTPITLYGNYQRLLQVMLNLVGNAIKFTHEGGIVVSAEIVKKKILCHEQEFPGIVKISVADTGIGVSLEQQAKLFEKFVQIDGSRTKAYGGTGLGLAISQKLVQAMGGQIDFYSMGEGLGATVTFTTPLQEVPVMKTVATSLMIDDDEND from the coding sequence ATGAAATTGCCTATAAGTGACGATAGTTGTTCAAGTTTAGGGAAACAAGGGAATTTACCCCTATCCTATCCCCCAAATTGGGAAGCATTAGGGGCGGAATTAATATTTATTCAAGATCATTTAGGGACATATCTCAATTTTTACTGGTCAGAGGCGGATAAATATCACATTAATTGCCAAAAAATTATCGGTAGCTCCATAGAAACAGAATTTGCGCCGGTTTTACCAGAAGTCTATCAAAAAAGAATTCAAAGAGTATTGGCGCGACGGATTCCTGAACAATGTTATTGTCTATTTCGCTATCAGAAACAGTCTTTTCCTCTAGAATTAGTCATTAGTCCGGTCTTACCCAGACAAGGACAAGGGGATAAGGTTTTAGTGATGGGACATTTATTAACGGAAGCAGAAATGTCTCTAACGACTCTCTCCTCACTTCCTACTTATCCCGATCCCTATCAACAATTGTTAAGCAAAATTGCCCGAAAAATTCGTCGTACCCTAGATTTAGAAACCATCTGGCAGCAAACCGTCGATAGCATCGGTCAAGCGTTAAAACTCAGTCGCTGTCTGATGATTGCTTACACCCCTAAAACACAACAACTGGAAATAAAAGCAGAATATTGTCATCCATCGTGTAATTCTATTTTAGAATCTTACTTCGATTGGCAAGCTGAACCCTATTGGCAACAGGCATTAATTCAACCCGAACCGGTGATCGTCGATCAACTTACTCCTGATGAGTTCCAAGCTAAATCAGTTTTAGTGGTTTCTACCTTTTATCTTGAGGAGCGCAATGGGTTAATCTGTCTCCAACAATGTCAACATCATCGCTCTTGGAGTCCGGCAGAAATTGAATTAGTCCAAGAATTAGCCGATCAGGTGGGAACAGCGATCGCTCATGCTACCCTTTATCAAGAACTCGAACAAGCAACCCATGCCGCCGAAGAAGCTTCCCGTCTTAAAAGTGAATTTCTCGCTTCCACCACTCACGAATTAAGAACCCCTTTAAATGGTATTATCGGCTTTTTAAAATTAATTTTAGATGGGATGGCCGATGATTCCGAAGAACAACAAGAATTTCTCGAAGAAGCCCATAAATCCGCCTTACATTTACTCAATTTAATTAATGATATTTTAGATCTGGCTAAAATTGAAGCCGGGAAAATGGTTTTAGAATTAGAGCCAGTAGACTTAGAAGAATTATTAACCGCCGTCAATAATTTTACCGCTCCTCAAGCTGAACAAAAAGGGCTTACGTTTAAAATTAAAAAACCTCAAACTCATACTCCCATCACTCTCTATGGCAATTATCAACGCTTATTACAAGTCATGTTAAATTTAGTGGGAAATGCGATTAAATTTACCCATGAAGGAGGAATAGTCGTCAGCGCAGAAATCGTTAAGAAAAAAATACTTTGTCACGAGCAAGAATTTCCCGGCATCGTAAAAATTAGCGTCGCCGATACAGGTATTGGTGTTTCTCTCGAACAACAAGCTAAACTGTTTGAAAAATTTGTACAGATTGATGGTTCTCGGACTAAAGCTTATGGAGGGACAGGGTTAGGATTAGCTATTTCTCAAAAGTTAGTCCAAGCGATGGGAGGACAAATCGATTTTTATAGTATGGGAGAAGGGTTAGGGGCCACAGTCACTTTTACGACTCCTTTACAAGAGGTTCCTGTGATGAAAACCGTTGCCACTTCCCTCATGATAGACGACGATGAAAATGATTAG
- the pyrE gene encoding orotate phosphoribosyltransferase — protein MTTNFTTSSPVSQLDLNSLRQFLLDLLVRLAYSEGDFLLSSGQKSSYYINGKKVTLTAEGGLAVGRLLLSMLPEDTQGVAGLTLGADPIVSAVSVVSAYQNRPIPAFIIRKEAKGHGTKAYIEGPDLPPNSKIVVLEDVVTTGKSAMQAVERLRDAGYQVEEILAVVDRQQGGAEFYQSVGLKFQALFSIADIQARYQLLNNN, from the coding sequence ATGACAACAAATTTTACAACATCTTCTCCGGTCTCTCAGTTGGATTTGAACAGTTTGCGTCAATTCCTGTTAGATTTATTGGTTCGTTTAGCTTACTCTGAGGGAGATTTTTTACTGTCTTCGGGTCAAAAGAGTTCTTATTATATCAATGGGAAAAAAGTGACCTTAACCGCAGAAGGAGGGTTAGCGGTGGGACGGTTGTTATTGTCGATGTTACCCGAAGATACACAAGGGGTTGCCGGACTGACTTTAGGGGCCGATCCTATTGTGAGTGCGGTGAGTGTGGTTTCAGCCTACCAAAACCGTCCTATACCCGCTTTCATCATTCGCAAAGAAGCAAAAGGTCATGGAACAAAAGCCTATATCGAAGGGCCAGATTTACCCCCAAACTCTAAAATAGTGGTGTTAGAAGATGTGGTAACTACGGGTAAGTCAGCGATGCAAGCGGTAGAACGGTTGCGCGATGCCGGCTATCAGGTTGAGGAAATTTTGGCGGTGGTCGATCGTCAACAAGGAGGCGCAGAATTTTATCAGTCTGTGGGGTTGAAATTTCAAGCCCTATTTTCTATTGCGGATATTCAAGCCCGTTATCAATTATTAAACAACAATTGA
- a CDS encoding iron uptake porin, whose product MFTQIGKSLLLSCAVVGSLLVSSVWANDSVSSTNNNSAANSTIPQSPEEIAKAISQLRSIQELRDVDPTNWSYQALRNLVEQYGCIVGYPDRTYRGDRALTRYEFAAGLNACIEALERRILSAQQTRPPQVDIVIDEIRPVAYEDSYEQFADTFNRAFFNRTGKFWDIHGWSGQFNTWLGWRNFPGSFLENDIMRDAKTINIIYRNGQQQQTPLPRLITPDLPTPFNTSVLQNPSYLSGSPVGSGARPEVDIIIQPNPVYP is encoded by the coding sequence ATGTTTACTCAAATCGGAAAATCTTTACTGTTGTCTTGTGCAGTTGTGGGCAGTCTTTTGGTTTCTTCTGTCTGGGCTAATGACTCAGTATCGTCAACTAATAATAACTCTGCTGCTAATTCTACCATCCCTCAGTCTCCCGAAGAAATCGCTAAAGCCATCTCTCAGCTTAGAAGTATCCAAGAACTCCGGGACGTAGATCCGACTAATTGGTCTTATCAAGCTTTGCGAAATTTAGTCGAACAATATGGCTGTATCGTCGGTTATCCGGATAGAACTTATCGAGGCGATCGTGCTTTAACTCGTTATGAATTTGCTGCCGGGTTAAATGCTTGTATCGAAGCTTTAGAACGTCGAATTTTATCAGCCCAACAAACACGACCTCCTCAAGTTGATATTGTTATTGATGAAATTAGACCGGTCGCTTATGAAGATTCTTATGAACAATTTGCCGATACTTTTAACCGAGCTTTTTTCAATAGAACCGGCAAATTTTGGGATATTCATGGCTGGTCTGGACAATTCAATACTTGGTTAGGATGGCGGAATTTTCCGGGGTCTTTTTTAGAAAATGATATTATGCGAGATGCAAAAACAATCAACATTATTTACCGTAATGGACAGCAACAACAAACCCCTCTCCCCAGACTGATCACCCCAGATTTACCGACTCCTTTTAATACTTCGGTCTTACAAAATCCTTCTTATTTAAGTGGGAGTCCAGTGGGAAGCGGAGCCAGACCAGAGGTAGATATTATTATTCAACCTAACCCTGTTTATCCTTAA
- a CDS encoding nucleoside deaminase, which translates to MNPEIDSFMQAAIAEARQGLQEGGIPIGSVLVKDGKILGRGHNKRVQDNDPVTHAEIDCLRNAGRVGQYQDTILYSTLMPCYLCAGAVVQFGIKKVIAGESATFAGAREFMESHGVEVIDLNLNECKQLMQDFIETNPKLWNEDIGK; encoded by the coding sequence ATGAATCCTGAGATCGATAGTTTCATGCAAGCTGCGATCGCCGAAGCGAGACAAGGACTCCAAGAAGGAGGAATTCCTATCGGTTCGGTATTAGTTAAAGATGGGAAAATATTGGGCAGAGGACACAATAAACGAGTCCAAGATAATGATCCCGTAACTCATGCAGAAATTGATTGTTTACGCAATGCAGGAAGAGTGGGTCAATATCAAGATACAATTTTATATTCAACCTTAATGCCCTGTTATCTTTGTGCCGGTGCGGTGGTACAATTCGGCATTAAAAAGGTTATTGCTGGAGAGTCGGCAACATTTGCCGGTGCTAGGGAATTTATGGAATCTCATGGTGTGGAAGTGATTGATTTAAATTTAAATGAATGCAAGCAATTAATGCAAGATTTTATTGAAACAAATCCTAAATTATGGAATGAAGATATCGGCAAATAA